One window of Thermocoleostomius sinensis A174 genomic DNA carries:
- a CDS encoding YqaE/Pmp3 family membrane protein, whose protein sequence is MKLTRYILGILLPPVGIFLTYGLSSTLVINVLLTLLGWLPGSIHAVWAIAKADEKASQEPMV, encoded by the coding sequence ATGAAACTAACGCGCTACATTCTTGGGATTTTGTTACCCCCTGTTGGGATTTTTCTTACCTATGGACTGAGTTCAACCTTGGTTATCAACGTGCTGTTGACCCTTTTGGGCTGGTTGCCAGGCAGCATTCATGCGGTGTGGGCGATCGCCAAAGCCGATGAAAAAGCGAGCCAAGAGCCTATGGTGTAG
- a CDS encoding dienelactone hydrolase family protein yields MMETDHEFGYLAVPTAGSGPGILVLQEWWGLVPHIKDIADRLAAAGYVALAPDLYRGTTTNSPDEAGRMLMALNIEQAAQDLEQAATFLANHEAVTGEKLGVVGFCMGGQLALLAATVSDRIGAAVDFYGIHPNVHPNFSRLKAPVLGFFGEQDSFVTPEAVEQLISQIREAGKTIDTYTYPGAEHAFFNDTRPEVYNAEAASDAWQRTIAFFQDHLAA; encoded by the coding sequence ATGATGGAAACAGATCATGAGTTTGGGTATCTCGCCGTTCCAACAGCGGGATCAGGACCCGGTATTTTGGTGCTGCAAGAGTGGTGGGGACTGGTGCCACACATCAAAGATATAGCCGATCGCTTGGCAGCAGCAGGCTATGTGGCGTTGGCTCCGGATCTATATCGAGGCACGACAACCAATTCCCCGGATGAGGCAGGGCGGATGCTAATGGCGCTGAACATTGAGCAGGCGGCGCAAGATTTGGAACAAGCGGCTACTTTTTTAGCCAACCATGAAGCAGTTACGGGCGAAAAGCTGGGTGTGGTTGGCTTTTGCATGGGTGGACAACTGGCACTACTGGCGGCTACGGTGAGCGATCGCATTGGTGCAGCCGTCGATTTTTATGGCATTCACCCCAACGTCCATCCCAATTTTTCTCGGCTGAAGGCTCCGGTATTGGGATTTTTTGGAGAGCAAGATAGCTTTGTGACGCCGGAAGCTGTCGAACAGTTGATATCTCAAATTCGAGAGGCTGGCAAAACAATCGACACGTACACCTATCCAGGGGCTGAGCACGCTTTTTTCAACGACACTCGCCCAGAGGTCTACAATGCCGAAGCCGCATCCGATGCTTGGCAACGCACGATCGCGTTCTTTCAGGACCATTTAGCTGCTTAG
- the rsmA gene encoding 16S rRNA (adenine(1518)-N(6)/adenine(1519)-N(6))-dimethyltransferase RsmA gives MIQPRKRFGQHWLRSEKALTQIVQAAALTPTDRVLEIGPGTGVLTRTLLPLAQSVVAVELDRDLLPSLRQQFDRSGNFLLLEGDILSLDLDMTLRDLPQFQSPNKVVANIPYNITGPILEKLLGTIAAPNPKPFEAIVLLLQKEVADRLCAQPNSKTFGALTVRVQYLADCQWVCHVPAKAFQPPPKVDSAVVKLIPRLFQPIATDPRWLETLVKLGFATKRKMLRNNLQSVIDRDRLSVLLEDMNLNAQVRAENLSVENWVTLSNKLKKDKEKC, from the coding sequence ATGATTCAGCCCCGTAAACGATTTGGACAGCACTGGCTGCGCAGCGAGAAGGCCCTAACGCAGATTGTGCAAGCCGCTGCCTTGACACCCACCGATCGCGTCTTGGAAATTGGGCCCGGGACGGGGGTGTTGACGCGAACATTGCTGCCGCTGGCACAGTCTGTCGTTGCTGTGGAACTCGATCGCGACTTACTGCCGTCGTTGCGTCAACAGTTCGATCGCTCGGGAAATTTTCTACTGCTAGAAGGTGACATTCTCAGCTTGGATTTGGACATGACACTGCGGGATTTGCCTCAATTTCAATCCCCCAACAAAGTCGTCGCCAACATCCCCTATAACATCACTGGGCCCATTCTAGAAAAACTGTTGGGAACGATCGCCGCGCCCAACCCCAAACCATTTGAGGCGATCGTGCTGTTGCTGCAAAAGGAAGTGGCTGATCGCCTGTGCGCTCAACCCAACTCCAAAACCTTTGGGGCGCTAACTGTGCGGGTGCAGTATCTTGCCGATTGTCAGTGGGTGTGCCATGTCCCGGCTAAAGCTTTTCAGCCGCCACCCAAAGTCGATTCCGCCGTCGTCAAGCTGATTCCTCGATTGTTTCAACCTATCGCCACTGATCCCCGTTGGTTGGAGACGCTCGTCAAATTGGGGTTTGCAACCAAGCGCAAAATGCTGCGCAATAATCTACAAAGCGTAATCGATCGCGATCGGCTCTCTGTTCTATTGGAAGACATGAATCTAAATGCCCAAGTGCGCGCCGAAAACCTGAGCGTAGAAAACTGGGTGACGTTAAGTAACAAACTCAAGAAGGATAAAGAGAAATGCTAA
- a CDS encoding universal stress protein, which translates to MVEKILVALDESQSSELVFEEALTLAKQTDAQLLLLHVLSTDERDNSALTCLVPYSTLMTREQLVQHYRAQRQQAEAEGLTMLRAWAEMAKSQGIHARFIQAIGNPRNLICDNARTWQADLIVMGRRNHSRLSEWWTGSISKHVSCHAPCPVHVVQCQERPRSRQLQSDRWQLA; encoded by the coding sequence ATGGTTGAAAAAATTCTAGTGGCCCTAGATGAGTCCCAAAGCAGTGAGCTTGTTTTTGAAGAAGCCTTGACACTCGCCAAGCAGACCGATGCTCAATTGTTGTTACTGCATGTTCTATCTACTGATGAACGCGATAACTCTGCTCTGACTTGTTTAGTGCCCTACTCTACCCTCATGACTCGTGAGCAATTGGTGCAACATTACCGAGCACAACGTCAACAAGCTGAAGCTGAAGGATTAACGATGTTGAGAGCTTGGGCAGAGATGGCCAAATCTCAGGGAATTCATGCACGGTTTATCCAAGCGATCGGCAATCCCCGTAACTTGATCTGCGACAATGCCCGCACTTGGCAAGCTGATTTAATTGTGATGGGACGCCGCAACCACTCACGTCTGAGTGAATGGTGGACAGGCAGCATTAGTAAGCATGTCTCTTGCCATGCACCCTGTCCAGTGCATGTAGTGCAATGCCAGGAGAGGCCTCGTTCTAGGCAGTTACAGTCCGATCGTTGGCAATTGGCTTAG
- the recG gene encoding ATP-dependent DNA helicase RecG has protein sequence MDWLRLQKALSVEADRGFNDLMGNEFRFSEFLSRSLNQSSIDLPSRSQEKLQELANEFATYADLSFSQRQHLVAETRRFLHQTKRWVEEQVELEQGIGNETRSRSVAVVAPARTPRTKPLVESKMVKRVTLDQAVTFLPGIGAKNSERLAKLGLHTVRDVLYYYPRDHLDYARQVNIRELVPGETVTIIATVKRCNCFNSPRNAKLVIFELTVQDRSGQMKLSRFYAGTRYRNRGWQELQKRHYPIGAVIAASGLVKQDKYGITLEDPQIEVIDHFNASIDSLKVGRVVPIYPLTEGVGADVLRKAVVAALPAVSQLQDPLPEKLRQNYDLVGLQEAIANIHFPPNSQGLDVARRRLVFDEFFYLQLGLLQRRAAQQQEQTSITLAPTGKLIEQFYQVLPFQLTKAQNRVVNDILNDLQKPTPMNRLVQGDVGSGKTVVAVVAILAAIQAGYQAVLMAPTEVLAEQHYRKLVEWFNLLHLPVELLTGSTKSTKRKQIHADLATGALPLLVGTHALIEDPVQFQRLGLVVIDEQHRFGVQQRAKLQQKGDFPHVLTMTATPIPRTLALTLHGDLDVSQIDELPPGRKPIQTTLLSGRDRSHAYDLIRREVAQGRQVYVVLPLVDESEKLDLKSAIEEYQHLQEGVFPEFKVGLLHGRMSSAEKDDAITQFRNHQTQILVSTTVVEVGVDVPNASVMLIEHADRFGLSQLHQLRGRVGRGAEQSYCLLMNSSKTETARQRLKVLEQSQDGFFISEMDLRFRGPGEVLGTRQSGLPDFALASLVEDQDVLEIAREAAEKVIEKDPRLDRWLLMKQELQYRYQRLMGGTILT, from the coding sequence ATGGATTGGTTGCGTCTGCAAAAAGCACTCTCAGTAGAAGCCGATCGCGGATTTAATGACCTGATGGGTAATGAGTTTCGCTTCAGCGAATTTCTCAGCCGTAGCTTGAACCAATCCTCGATCGATTTGCCATCGCGATCGCAAGAGAAACTTCAGGAACTTGCCAATGAGTTTGCCACCTATGCCGATTTAAGCTTTTCGCAGCGTCAGCATTTGGTTGCTGAAACGCGCCGTTTTTTGCATCAAACGAAGCGGTGGGTCGAGGAACAGGTTGAACTAGAACAGGGAATCGGGAATGAAACGCGATCGCGGTCGGTTGCGGTTGTGGCTCCGGCGAGGACGCCGCGCACGAAGCCCCTTGTTGAATCTAAGATGGTCAAACGGGTGACATTAGATCAAGCTGTCACTTTTTTGCCAGGAATTGGAGCAAAAAATAGTGAACGTCTGGCTAAGCTAGGGCTACACACCGTGCGGGATGTGCTGTACTACTATCCCCGCGATCACTTAGACTATGCTCGACAGGTGAATATTCGCGAATTGGTCCCTGGCGAAACGGTCACGATCATTGCCACGGTCAAGCGCTGTAATTGCTTTAATAGTCCGCGTAATGCCAAACTGGTGATCTTTGAGTTGACGGTGCAAGATCGCAGCGGGCAGATGAAGCTGAGCCGGTTCTATGCGGGAACGCGCTATCGCAATCGCGGCTGGCAGGAGTTACAAAAACGACACTATCCGATCGGTGCGGTGATTGCTGCCTCTGGGTTAGTCAAACAAGACAAATACGGTATAACGCTGGAAGATCCGCAAATTGAAGTAATCGATCATTTTAATGCCTCGATCGACTCGCTGAAAGTGGGGCGAGTGGTGCCGATCTATCCGCTAACCGAAGGCGTTGGAGCCGATGTTTTGCGCAAGGCGGTAGTAGCAGCACTGCCTGCTGTCTCTCAGCTACAAGATCCCCTACCAGAGAAACTACGGCAGAACTATGACCTGGTAGGGTTACAAGAGGCGATCGCCAATATTCACTTTCCGCCCAATAGTCAGGGCTTGGATGTGGCGCGCCGACGATTAGTGTTTGATGAATTCTTTTACCTCCAGCTTGGGTTGTTGCAGCGACGGGCTGCTCAACAGCAAGAGCAAACGAGTATTACCTTGGCTCCAACAGGCAAGCTAATTGAACAGTTTTACCAAGTTTTGCCTTTTCAATTAACCAAAGCCCAGAACCGTGTCGTGAATGATATTTTGAATGATTTGCAGAAGCCAACGCCTATGAATCGACTGGTGCAAGGGGATGTAGGGTCGGGTAAAACGGTGGTGGCGGTAGTAGCAATTTTGGCTGCAATTCAAGCGGGATATCAAGCGGTGCTGATGGCTCCTACTGAGGTGTTAGCCGAGCAACACTATCGGAAGTTGGTTGAGTGGTTTAATTTGCTGCATCTGCCTGTAGAGTTGCTGACTGGCTCTACCAAATCCACCAAGCGCAAACAAATTCATGCAGATTTAGCCACAGGTGCTTTACCGCTGTTGGTGGGAACTCATGCGTTAATTGAAGATCCGGTGCAGTTTCAGCGGTTGGGACTGGTGGTAATTGATGAGCAGCATCGATTTGGGGTACAGCAACGGGCCAAGCTTCAGCAGAAAGGTGATTTTCCCCATGTGCTGACGATGACGGCCACGCCTATTCCTCGCACCTTAGCTTTAACACTGCATGGCGATCTCGATGTCAGTCAGATTGATGAATTGCCGCCGGGGCGCAAACCGATTCAAACCACCCTGCTCTCTGGACGCGATCGATCCCATGCTTATGATCTAATTCGCCGAGAAGTGGCGCAGGGACGGCAGGTGTACGTGGTGCTGCCGCTGGTGGACGAGTCGGAGAAACTAGACCTGAAATCGGCGATCGAGGAATATCAGCATCTTCAAGAAGGGGTATTTCCTGAATTCAAAGTAGGGCTATTGCACGGGCGCATGTCTTCGGCAGAAAAAGACGACGCCATTACCCAGTTTCGCAATCATCAAACCCAAATCCTAGTCTCAACAACGGTGGTAGAAGTAGGGGTGGATGTGCCCAATGCTAGCGTGATGTTGATTGAGCATGCCGATCGGTTTGGCTTGTCACAGTTGCACCAATTGCGCGGTCGGGTAGGGCGCGGTGCTGAACAGTCCTATTGTTTGCTTATGAATAGTTCCAAAACCGAAACCGCACGACAGCGACTAAAAGTATTGGAACAATCCCAAGATGGGTTCTTTATTTCAGAGATGGATTTGCGCTTTCGTGGGCCCGGTGAAGTTCTTGGTACTCGTCAATCGGGGTTGCCTGATTTTGCCTTGGCCAGTCTTGTAGAAGATCAAGATGTGTTAGAAATTGCTCGAGAAGCGGCTGAAAAAGTGATCGAAAAAGATCCACGACTCGATCGCTGGTTATTAATGAAACAAGAATTACAGTATCGCTATCAGCGGTTAATGGGCGGTACAATTTTGACGTAA
- a CDS encoding S8 family serine peptidase, producing the protein MAISLTCSRFINMVGAAVTQGDRAIRATLARRWFGLDGQGITIGIISDSFNVLRAARRDVRQGDLPGLSNPNGYIRPVRVLQDAVFGSDEGRALAQIIHDIAPGAELLFHTTGNTEQDFATAVRSLTHAGANIIVDDILFATSTFFQDGIPAQAVDEATRRGVVYVTAAGNNGDRSYESPFRAGPQFTFRGSTYEAHDFDTGTGVDLFQDIRIPTGNAIDLILNWDQASGQVETDLELFLLDRPQLPGTGSRVLDEGTLLRGREADPARRVGYRPLRSEETVYLMIARRIEGNGTAPNTLKWISFANNRDNRTSYQYITDGTGSSTIYGHQNAAGAITVGAVPFRQTPAYGNRALSLERYSSTGGVGILFDAQGDRLTSPDVRQKPDVLAPTRVKTTVAGFRSFFGTSAAAPHVAALAALMLQRAGRHGRLTPAQILAALRSGTIPLSIVPNNFPDGVGLVQANAAVLRASLNEIMGTEADDRLLGTEAADNLVGRGGNDQLFGGNGFDALFGEAGNDRLQSDGGNDYLLGQAGHDRLIGGRGRDWLNGGVGADELRGDGGNDVLRGGTGRNQAVGGNGRDLFILDRNGRMKIADFQPQRDRLGLPTGLPLSQLSIEQNKHSTLIKGFEQTLAILSGIRSDQITVADFVTV; encoded by the coding sequence ATGGCCATTTCCCTTACTTGCAGTCGTTTTATTAACATGGTAGGAGCCGCAGTCACGCAGGGCGATCGCGCCATCCGAGCCACTCTTGCCCGTCGCTGGTTTGGATTGGATGGACAAGGTATCACGATCGGCATTATTTCGGACAGTTTCAATGTCTTGAGAGCGGCGCGGCGGGATGTGCGTCAGGGCGATCTCCCCGGTCTCAGCAATCCCAATGGCTACATCCGCCCGGTGCGAGTGTTGCAAGATGCGGTGTTTGGTTCTGACGAAGGACGAGCACTAGCCCAAATCATTCATGATATCGCGCCCGGCGCGGAGTTGCTGTTTCACACCACTGGCAATACTGAACAGGACTTTGCAACGGCTGTGCGATCGCTGACCCATGCCGGAGCCAACATTATTGTCGATGACATTCTGTTTGCCACATCCACCTTTTTTCAAGATGGCATTCCGGCCCAAGCAGTAGATGAAGCAACCCGACGAGGCGTTGTCTATGTCACAGCGGCAGGGAATAATGGCGATCGATCCTACGAAAGCCCATTTCGTGCTGGTCCTCAGTTCACCTTTCGCGGTAGCACCTACGAAGCTCACGATTTTGATACAGGCACTGGCGTGGATCTGTTTCAAGATATTCGGATTCCAACCGGAAATGCGATCGATCTGATTTTGAACTGGGATCAAGCCTCTGGACAGGTTGAAACCGATTTAGAGCTATTCCTCCTAGACCGACCACAGCTACCTGGAACTGGTAGTCGGGTTTTAGATGAAGGCACCCTGTTACGCGGTCGAGAGGCTGATCCGGCTAGACGGGTGGGTTACAGACCTCTGCGGAGCGAAGAAACGGTTTACCTGATGATTGCTCGTCGTATTGAGGGCAATGGCACGGCTCCTAATACCCTCAAATGGATTAGTTTTGCCAATAACCGCGATAACCGCACCAGCTACCAGTACATCACCGATGGTACGGGCAGTTCCACTATCTACGGCCATCAAAACGCCGCAGGGGCTATTACCGTAGGAGCCGTTCCGTTTCGCCAAACTCCTGCCTATGGAAATCGAGCATTGTCTCTGGAACGTTATTCCAGTACGGGGGGAGTTGGCATTCTGTTTGATGCCCAGGGCGATCGCTTAACATCACCGGACGTTCGCCAAAAACCAGATGTTCTGGCTCCAACGCGGGTCAAAACAACGGTGGCAGGCTTTCGATCGTTTTTTGGCACGTCTGCGGCGGCCCCCCATGTTGCGGCGTTGGCAGCACTGATGTTGCAGCGAGCGGGAAGGCACGGGCGCTTAACCCCAGCCCAAATTCTGGCCGCCTTACGCAGTGGGACAATTCCCTTGTCTATTGTGCCCAACAATTTTCCCGATGGCGTAGGCTTGGTGCAAGCAAATGCTGCTGTGTTGCGGGCTTCACTCAATGAGATCATGGGCACCGAAGCAGACGATCGCTTGCTGGGCACCGAAGCGGCTGACAACCTGGTCGGGCGGGGTGGCAACGACCAGTTATTTGGCGGCAACGGCTTTGATGCGCTGTTTGGGGAAGCTGGCAATGATCGATTGCAGAGCGATGGTGGCAATGATTACTTGTTGGGACAGGCGGGTCACGATCGGCTCATTGGGGGACGGGGACGCGATTGGTTGAACGGCGGCGTGGGTGCAGACGAGTTGCGGGGCGATGGTGGCAATGATGTGCTGAGGGGGGGGACAGGTCGTAACCAAGCAGTTGGCGGCAACGGGCGCGATTTGTTTATTCTCGATCGCAACGGCCGCATGAAAATTGCCGATTTTCAACCCCAGCGCGATCGACTGGGGTTGCCGACTGGCTTACCACTTAGCCAGCTATCGATCGAGCAGAACAAGCACTCTACATTGATTAAAGGCTTTGAGCAAACCCTGGCTATTCTAAGCGGTATTCGCAGCGATCAAATAACGGTTGCAGATTTTGTCACGGTTTAG
- the pds gene encoding 15-cis-phytoene desaturase: protein MRVAIAGAGLAGLACAKYLVDAGHTPLVLESRDVLGGLVAAWKDEDGDWYETGLHAFFGAYPNMLQLLNELGIEDRLQWKQHTLIFNQPEKPGVLSRFDVPDIPAPFNVIASILRNNDMLTWEQKIRFAVGLLPAIVRGQKYVEAMDKYSLLQWLRRQGIGERVSSDVFIAASKALTFIDPDQVSATIVLTALNKFLQERYGSKIAFLDGSPTERLCQPIVDYIEAGGGSVQLQKPLKEILLNEDGTVRGFAIRGLNGAPDEVITADAYVSATSVDVMKVLLPAAWRSIEFFQKLDGLEGVPVINLHLWFDRKLTNIDQLLFSRSPLLSVYADMSVTCKAYEDPDRSMLELVLAPAKDWIDKSDDDIITATMQEIEKLFPQHFKTDNPAKLRKYKVVKTPRSVYTASPGRQAYRPDQITPIENFFLAGSYTMQQYLGSMEGAVLSGKLAAQAIISRLSVSAPSSVASRIGSEADSSTLLTH from the coding sequence ATGCGAGTTGCGATCGCTGGAGCCGGGTTAGCTGGGCTTGCCTGTGCCAAGTATTTGGTAGATGCCGGACATACCCCCCTCGTGCTAGAAAGTCGGGATGTCTTGGGTGGGTTAGTAGCCGCTTGGAAAGACGAGGATGGAGACTGGTACGAAACTGGGCTTCACGCCTTTTTTGGAGCTTATCCTAATATGCTCCAACTGCTAAACGAACTGGGAATCGAAGATCGGTTGCAGTGGAAGCAACACACCCTAATTTTCAACCAGCCAGAGAAACCAGGGGTGCTGTCGCGCTTTGATGTGCCAGACATTCCAGCCCCTTTTAATGTGATTGCGTCGATTCTGCGTAACAATGACATGCTGACCTGGGAGCAAAAGATCCGCTTTGCTGTGGGTCTGCTGCCGGCGATCGTCCGCGGTCAGAAGTATGTCGAAGCCATGGACAAATACAGCTTGCTGCAATGGTTGCGACGGCAGGGCATTGGCGAACGGGTCAGCAGTGATGTGTTTATTGCCGCATCAAAGGCACTGACATTCATTGACCCCGATCAGGTTTCTGCCACCATTGTGTTAACCGCGCTGAATAAATTTCTGCAAGAGCGCTATGGCTCCAAAATTGCTTTTCTAGACGGCTCGCCTACCGAGCGTTTGTGCCAGCCGATCGTCGATTACATTGAAGCAGGCGGCGGGTCAGTGCAGCTTCAGAAACCGCTGAAAGAAATCTTGCTGAACGAAGACGGCACAGTACGCGGCTTTGCCATTCGTGGCTTAAACGGCGCACCGGACGAAGTCATTACCGCCGATGCCTATGTGTCGGCTACCTCTGTTGATGTGATGAAGGTGCTGCTGCCAGCCGCGTGGAGGTCGATCGAATTCTTCCAAAAGCTAGATGGACTAGAAGGTGTCCCTGTCATTAATCTGCACCTCTGGTTCGATCGCAAGCTGACCAATATCGATCAACTCCTGTTCTCTCGATCGCCTCTGCTTAGCGTTTATGCCGACATGAGCGTCACCTGCAAAGCCTATGAAGATCCCGATCGATCGATGCTGGAGTTGGTATTAGCCCCGGCAAAAGACTGGATCGATAAGTCCGATGACGACATCATCACCGCCACCATGCAGGAAATTGAAAAACTTTTCCCGCAGCATTTTAAGACGGACAACCCAGCCAAGCTGCGGAAGTATAAGGTAGTGAAAACGCCGCGATCGGTTTATACTGCCTCTCCAGGGCGACAGGCCTATCGCCCTGATCAAATCACACCGATCGAAAACTTTTTCCTGGCGGGTAGTTACACCATGCAGCAATACCTTGGCAGTATGGAAGGAGCCGTGTTGTCTGGTAAACTAGCGGCTCAAGCAATTATCAGTCGGTTGTCCGTTAGTGCTCCATCTTCAGTTGCATCTAGGATTGGGTCTGAAGCGGATTCATCTACGCTTCTAACTCATTAA
- a CDS encoding phage holin family protein gives MIGFALTTLITALSLLIVDLVVPGVVLANFPAAIIAAIVIGFINAFVRPILSVLSLPVNFVTLGAFSLVINGLCFWLASLLVPGFAVHGLIAFLLGPVVLSLGTTFLNSYFARKGIGSSATVTSTSTLETTNK, from the coding sequence ATGATTGGATTTGCACTCACAACATTGATCACGGCACTTAGCCTTTTGATTGTTGATTTAGTAGTTCCCGGCGTTGTACTTGCAAACTTTCCCGCAGCAATTATTGCCGCCATTGTGATCGGTTTCATTAACGCATTCGTTCGACCCATCTTATCTGTTTTATCGTTGCCAGTTAATTTTGTTACCTTAGGAGCATTCTCCTTGGTAATCAACGGTTTATGCTTCTGGCTAGCTTCGCTGTTGGTTCCTGGATTTGCCGTACATGGTTTGATTGCGTTTCTGCTTGGACCCGTCGTGCTGTCATTAGGAACAACATTTTTGAACAGCTACTTTGCGCGTAAAGGTATTGGATCATCAGCCACTGTCACTTCAACTTCGACACTGGAAACGACTAACAAGTAG
- the acs gene encoding acetate--CoA ligase encodes MTEATIESVLQENRSFPPPAEFSQQAHIKSLEEYEQLYDRAKADPEAFWAELAEQELDWFQKWDRVLDWQPPFAQWFVNGKLNISYNCLDRHLTTWRRNKAALIWEGEPGDSCTYTYAQLHREVCQFANVLKQLGVQKGDVVGIYMPMIPEAAVAMLACARIGAPHTVVFGGFSAEALRDRLNDGKAKLVITADGGWRKDTIVPLKEQVDKALAEKAVPTVAHVLVVERTKQGVHMEAGRDHWWHDLRQGVSADCPAEPMDSEDMLFILYTSGSTGKPKGVVHTTGGYNLYTHMTTKWVFDLRDTDVYWCTADVGWITGHSYIVYGPLSNGATSLMYEGAPRPSNPGCFWDVIEKYGVNIFYTAPTAIRAFIKAGEHLPKARDLSSLRLLGTVGEPINPEAWMWYHRVIGGGRCPIVDTWWQTETGGHMLTPLPGAIPTKPGSATRPFPGILADVVDLEGNSVGTNEGGYLAIRYPWPGMMRTVYGDDDRFRRTYWEHIPPKDGQYFYFAGDGARKDADGYYWVMGRVDDVINVAGHRLGTMEIESALVSHPAVAEAAVVGKPDDLKGNEIVAFITLDGNVTPSEALKAELRQHVGNEIGAIARPGEIRFSDALPKTRSGKIMRRLLRSLAAGQEVSGDTSTLEDRSVLDKLREGV; translated from the coding sequence ATGACAGAAGCTACGATCGAATCCGTTCTTCAGGAGAATCGCTCTTTCCCTCCTCCTGCCGAGTTTTCACAGCAGGCACACATCAAAAGCTTAGAAGAATACGAGCAGTTGTACGACCGAGCCAAAGCCGATCCAGAAGCATTTTGGGCAGAACTGGCGGAACAGGAACTGGATTGGTTTCAGAAGTGGGATAGGGTGTTGGATTGGCAGCCACCGTTTGCTCAATGGTTTGTCAATGGCAAACTTAATATTTCTTACAATTGCCTCGATCGTCATCTGACCACATGGCGACGTAATAAAGCCGCGCTGATTTGGGAAGGCGAACCGGGGGACTCTTGCACATATACCTATGCGCAGTTACATCGAGAGGTCTGTCAGTTTGCCAATGTGCTAAAGCAACTGGGCGTGCAGAAAGGCGATGTCGTTGGAATTTATATGCCAATGATCCCAGAGGCCGCTGTGGCGATGTTGGCCTGTGCTCGCATTGGTGCGCCGCATACGGTGGTTTTTGGTGGATTCAGTGCCGAAGCATTGCGCGATCGGCTCAATGACGGGAAGGCGAAGCTGGTAATTACAGCCGACGGCGGTTGGCGTAAAGATACGATCGTGCCGTTGAAAGAACAGGTGGATAAAGCGCTGGCAGAGAAGGCTGTCCCCACCGTTGCCCATGTGTTGGTGGTAGAGCGTACCAAGCAGGGCGTTCACATGGAAGCAGGACGCGATCATTGGTGGCATGATTTGCGCCAAGGTGTTTCGGCAGATTGCCCGGCTGAACCAATGGACAGCGAAGACATGCTGTTTATTCTCTATACCTCTGGCAGCACGGGCAAGCCCAAGGGCGTGGTGCATACGACCGGGGGCTATAACCTCTATACTCACATGACAACGAAATGGGTATTTGACCTGCGCGACACAGATGTGTACTGGTGTACCGCGGATGTCGGCTGGATTACGGGACACAGCTACATTGTCTATGGCCCGCTGTCTAATGGAGCAACGTCGCTGATGTATGAAGGGGCCCCTCGTCCTTCCAATCCCGGTTGTTTTTGGGATGTGATTGAAAAGTACGGCGTCAACATTTTCTATACCGCTCCTACAGCGATTCGAGCATTTATCAAAGCAGGAGAGCATTTGCCAAAGGCGCGGGATCTCTCGTCGCTGCGGCTGTTGGGAACGGTGGGCGAACCGATTAATCCGGAGGCTTGGATGTGGTATCACCGCGTGATTGGCGGCGGGCGATGTCCGATCGTGGATACGTGGTGGCAAACCGAAACCGGAGGGCATATGCTAACGCCACTACCGGGAGCCATCCCAACTAAACCTGGGTCTGCTACCCGACCTTTTCCAGGCATTCTGGCAGATGTGGTGGATCTAGAAGGGAACTCCGTTGGAACCAATGAAGGAGGATACTTAGCTATCCGCTATCCCTGGCCCGGCATGATGCGCACGGTTTATGGGGATGACGATCGCTTCCGCCGCACCTACTGGGAGCACATCCCCCCCAAAGATGGGCAGTATTTTTACTTTGCAGGCGATGGGGCCCGGAAAGATGCCGATGGCTATTACTGGGTGATGGGGCGCGTGGATGATGTGATTAACGTCGCCGGGCACCGTTTGGGCACAATGGAGATTGAGTCGGCACTGGTTTCACATCCGGCAGTGGCAGAGGCGGCGGTGGTGGGAAAACCCGATGATCTCAAAGGCAATGAAATCGTAGCGTTCATTACCCTCGATGGCAATGTCACACCCAGTGAAGCCCTCAAAGCGGAACTGCGGCAGCATGTAGGTAATGAAATTGGGGCGATCGCGCGTCCGGGTGAAATTCGCTTCAGTGACGCCCTGCCCAAAACCCGATCGGGCAAAATCATGCGGCGATTGTTGCGTTCGTTGGCCGCCGGGCAAGAGGTCTCTGGAGACACATCTACCTTGGAAGATCGATCGGTATTAGACAAACTTCGAGAAGGCGTTTAA